The Helicoverpa armigera isolate CAAS_96S chromosome 23, ASM3070526v1, whole genome shotgun sequence genomic sequence gggttctgcgacgagggcgcggtactcggagcttgttgtcgtgcagtacttgcttaacatgttgaaGCTCAGCACCCAGGTGTTGTTCATCGCAGATCCCACGTGCTCTCTGAAACAATGATTTACCAACGGTAGATAACTGTGTTGGGTGGTGGTGGGACTCACCATGAAGGTATTTGTCTGTATGGGTTTTCTTCCGATACACAGTGTGACTCAAGGTGTTATTAGGGTTACGGATAACCAAAACATCTAAGAAAGCTAAGGAGTTGTTTGCCTCTGACTCCATAGTGAATTGAATTTTGGGGTTTATGGAGttaagatgatttaaaaatgcTGTGACTTTGTCAGATGGTAGTATTGTGAAAGTATCATCTACGTACCGCTTGTAGAATTTGGGTGTTACGGGTGCAGATTGCAGGGCTCGCTCCTCAAAATCCTCCATGAAGATATCAGCAACAATGGGAGATACTGGGGAGCCCATTGCTACACCATCCACTTGCGTGTAGAAGTGATTATTCCACAGTAAATAGCCAGATGTTAGGCAATGTTTTAACAGTTCAGCATATTCAGTAGGCATGTTATTCTCTGCTAGTTTCTTAGACACAATCTTGATGCAGTCTTCAACGGGTAAGCATGTAAACAATGACTGAACATCAAAACTGACCATAGTTTCATTGTCAGCTAGTTGTAGGTGTTTTATTTCACTGACAAAATGGTACGAGTCCTTTACATATGCTGCTGTGTTTCCTCTCAATGGTGAAAGTACTTTAGCCAGATGTTGAGCCAATCTGTAGGTTGGTGAGTCGATTTGGCTGACTATTGGTCGTAGTGGAGCATTAGGTTTGTGTATCTTCGGTAGCCCATACAGCTTTGGTGGTTTTGCGCAGCTAGGAACTAGGTATTTTACGTCTAGATTCAATGTTTCGGAGTACTTTTTTATCAAATCACTAgttgatttcaatgtttttgttgtgGGGTCGGTCTTCActtgtttatatgtacttacatccgataaaaggtcttgtattttatCATTGTAATCTGACGTATCCATCACCACCGTAGCATTACCTTTATCTGCACGTAGAATTGTTAATTCAGGCCTGTCGCGAAGGTTTTTTAACGCtagatattgatttttatttagattcggTTTGGGCAGTATGTTGCGACGTAATACAGACGAAATGTCCTGACGTATCGCCTCCGAAtcatgtttattgattttatttttaaacaggcaGTCTTCCACGTTGCATATAATGCTTTCTACCGGTATTTTTCGAGGTGTTACAGCAAAATTTAGGCCTTTCGATAACACTTGAACCGTATTTTCATCCAAGACATTTTTTGATAGATTGACAACTGCGCGTGATTGGCTCGCAGGTAACGGGCGCGTTCCGTTTTCTTTTCGTGTGTTATTTTGGACATTTGATTTAGACGTTAGTTTTTCAAATTTGATTATTTGTCtgtttttgcattcattatatttagatttttcgcGCTCATCTAGTATTTTCatgcaattattaaaatcaaatgtaGTTAAATCTATCTTTAATTCATGGGATGACGCCTCAATGTCTTGATTAACGCGGTGCAAATCGGATcgtgtattttgtattaactGCTGTAGTAACTTTTTACTTGCCTGGTTTAAGATCTTAGCGCTTCCTCGTATGTCCTTCCTTGGTGAAATTATGGCACACGTAGGAATGATGCTGTTGTCTCTGCATCTCTTCAAGAAATTCAAGGATGTTATGAATCTTGCGCGCTTCGTCTTGAGATCTTCCAACCGgcgtattttatttgcaattggCAGTCCGTACTGgttaacatattgatttctgacacttacgcgaatattagacatttaaataaaactacttttacggattttatcgcggttatattatattatttaatcccgacgtttcggatcctttacagcatccatggtcacgggcagactaaggtgttggtcgtcttgatatattagttacaaacagctaccctacattttgttaattattattgacaatccgattcacgcaaaacgagctaactgtatccttaggtcgagcagttgtaggcttggattttgatttaatagtttctatgatgggattccaagcaggtggtatgacccagccatcttctctattgaaatttggatgttttttaatttcaatagcctcgcgaatcatcctaggtaggaatcggttttcttttgcaaggacttgtggtttatcaaatctgatgtaatgctgggccttgtctagtgtgtgttcacaaactgctgactgtctggaacggcggtgtttgacatcggcgatgtgttcttttacgcgggtccctatgcttcttttagtttggcctatgtaagagagaccacaatcacattcaagcttgtatacacccgcatcttgtagaggtatgtgacacttgacaggtggtaagaattgactaatcttcttcagcggcttgaagtaggttttgattgaagctcgcttcaagatgtagccaatcttgtctgtgactcctcttatgtatggaagaacagcaggtagacgctcaactgtggctggtttcacgcgggttctgcgacgagggcgcggtactcggagcttgttgtcgtgcagtacttgcttaacatgttgaaGCTCAGCACCCAGGTGTTGTTCATCGCAGATCCCACGTGCTCTCTGAAACAATGATTTACCAACGGTAGATAACTGTGTTGGGTGGTGGTGGGACTCACCATGAAGGTATTTGTCTGTATGGGTTTTCTTCCGATACACAGTGTGACTCAAGGTGTTATTAGGGTTACGGATAACCAAAACATCTAAGAAAGCTAAGGAGTTGTTTGCCTCTGACTCCATAGTGAATTGAATTTTGGGGTTTATGGAGttaagatgatttaaaaataatttcattaataatttcataaataatttcataatttcacCAAGGAAGGACATACGAGGAAGCGCTAAGATCTTAAACCAGGCAAGTAAAAAGTTACTACAGCagttaatacaaaatacacgATCCGATTTGCACCGCGTTAATCAAGACATTGAGGCGTCATCCCATGAATTAAAGATAGATTTAACtacatttgattttaataattgcatGAAAATACTAGATGAGCgcgaaaaatctaaatataatgaatgcaaaaacaGACAAATAATCAAATTTGAAAAACTAACGTCTAAATCAAATGTCCAAAATAACACACGAAAAGAAAACGGAACGCGCCCGTTACCTGCGAGCCAATCACGCGCAGTTGTCAATCTATCAAAAAATGTCTTGGATGAAAATACGGTTCAAGTGTTATCGAAAGGCCTAAATTTTGCTGTAACACCTCGAAAAATACCGGTAGAAAGCATTATATGCAACGTGGAAGACtgcctgtttaaaaataaaatcaataaacatgaTTCGGAGGCGATACGTCAGGACATTTCGTCTGTATTACGTCGCAACATACTGCCCAAAccgaatctaaataaaaatcaatatctaGCGTTAAAAAACCTTCGCGACAGGCCTGAATTAACAATTCTACGTGCAGATAAAGGTAATGCTACGGTGGTGATGGATACGTCAGATTACAATGataaaatacaagaccttttatcggatgtaagtacatataaacaagTGAAGACCGACCCCAcaacaaaacattgaaatcaaCTAGTGATTTGATAAAAAGTACTCCGAAACATTGAATCTAGACGTAAAATACCTAGTTCCTAGCTGCGCAAAACCACCAAAGCTGTATGGGCTACCGAAGATACACAAACCTAATGCTCCACTACGACCAATAGTCAGCCAAATCGACTCACCAACCTACAGATTGGCTCAACATCTGGCTAAAGTACTTTCACCATTGAGAGGAAACACAGCAGCATATGTAAAGGACTCGTACCATTTTGTCAGTGAAATAAAACACCTACAACTAGCTGACAATGAAACTATGGTCAGTTTTGATGTTCAGTCATTGTTTACATGCTTACCCGTTGAAGACTGCATCAAGATTGTGTCTAAGAAACTAGCAGAGAATAACATGCCTACTGAATATGCTGAACTGTTAAAACATTGCCTAACATCTGGCTATTTACTGTGGAATAATCACTTCTACACGCAAGTGGATGGTGTAGCAATGGGCTCCCAGTATCTCCCATTGTTGCTGATATCTTCATGGAGGATTTTGAGGAGCGAGCCCTGCAATCTGCACCCGTAACACCCAAATTCTACAAGCGGTACGTAGATGATACTTTCACAATACTACCATCTGACAAAGTCACAgcatttttaaatcatcttaaCTCCATAAACCCCAAAATTCAATTCACTATGGAGTCAGAGGCAAACAACTCCTTAGCTTTCTTAGATGTTTTGGTTATCCGTAACCCTAATAACACCTTGAGTCACACTGTGTATCGGAAGAAAACCCATACAGACAAATACCTTCATGGTGAGTCCCACCACCACCCAACACAGTTATCTACCGTTGGTAAATCATTGTTTCAGAGAGCACGTGGGATCTGCGATGAACAACACCTGGGTGCTGAGCttcaacatgttaagcaagtactgcacgacaacaagctccgagtaccgcgccctcgtcgcagaacccgcgtgaaaccagccacagttgagcgtctacctgctgttcttccatacataagaggagtcacagacaagattggctacatcttgaagcgagcttcaatcaaaacctacttcaagccgctgaagaagattagtcaattcttaccacctgtcaagtgtcacatacctctacaagatgcgggtgtatacaagcttgaatgtgattgtggtctctcttacataggccaaactaaaagaagcatagggacccgcgtaaaagaacacatcgccgatgtcaaacaccgccgttccagacagtcagcagtttgtgaacacacactagacaaggcccagcattacatcagatttgataaaccacaagtccttgcaaaagaaaaccgattcctacctaggatgattcgcgaggctattgaaattaaaaaacatccaaatttcaatagagaagatggctgggtcataccacctgcttggaatcccatcatagaaactattaaatcaaaatccaagcctacaactgctcgacctaaggatacagttagctcgttttgcgtgaatcggattgtcaataataattaacaaaatgtagggtagctgtttgtaactaatatatcaagacgaccaacaccttagtctgcccgtgaccatggatgctgtaaaggatccgaaacgtcgggattaaataatataatataaccgcgataaaatccgtaaaagtagttttatttaaatgtctaatattcgcgtaagtgtcagaaatcaatatgttaacCAGTACGGACTGccaattgcaaataaaatacgcCGGTTGGAAGATCTCAAGACGAAGCGCGCAAGATTCATAACATCCTTGAATTTCTTGAAGAGATGCAGAGACAACAGCATCATTCCTACGTGTGCCATAATTTCACCAAGGAAGGACATACGAGGAAGCGCTAAGATCTTAAACCAGGCAAGTAAAAAGTTACTACAGCagttaatacaaaatacacgATCCGATTTGCACCGCGTTAATCAAGACATTGAGGCGTCATCCCATGAATTAAAGATAGATTTAACtacatttgattttaataattgcatGAAAATACTAGATGAGCgcgaaaaatctaaatataatgaATGCAAAACAGACAAATAATCAAATTTGAAAACTAACGTCTAAATCAAATGTCCAAAATAACACACGAAAAGAAAACGGAACGCGCCCGTTACCTGCGAGCCAATCACGCGCAGTTGTCAATCTATCAAAAAATGTCTTGGATGAAAATACGGTTCAAGTGTTATCGAAAGGCCTAAATTTTGCTGTAACACCTCGAAAATACCGGTAGAAAGCATTATATGCAACGTGGAAGACtgcctgtttaaaaataaaatcaataaacatgaTTCGGAGGCGATACGTCAGGACATTTCGTCTGTATTACGTCGCAACATACTGCCCAAAccgaatctaaataaaaatcaatatctaGCGTTAAAAAACCTTCGCGACAGGCCTGAATTAACAATTCTACGTGCAGATAAAGGTAATGCTACGGTGGTGATGGATACGTCAGATTACAATGataaaatacaagaccttttatcggatgtaagtacatataaacaagTGAAGACCGACCCCAcaacaaaacattgaaatcaaCTAGTGATTTGATAAAAAGTACTCGAAACATTGAATCTAGACGTAAAATACCTAGTTCCTAGCTGCGCAAAACCACCAAAGCTGTATGGGCTACCGAAGATACACAAACCTAATGCTCCACTACGACCAATAGTCAGCC encodes the following:
- the LOC126055303 gene encoding uncharacterized protein LOC126055303 isoform X1, whose translation is MSNIRVSVRNQYVNQYGLPIANKIRRLEDLKTKRARFITSLNFLKRCRDNSIIPTCAIISPRKDIRGSAKILNQASKKLLQQLIQNTRSDLHRVNQDIEASSHELKIDLTTFDFNNCMKILDEREKSKYNECKNRQIIKFEKLTSKSNVQNNTRKENGTRPLPASQSRAVVNLSKNVLDENTVQVLSKGLNFAVTPRKIPVESIICNVEDCLFKNKINKHDSEAIRQDISSVLRRNILPKPNLNKNQYLALKNLRDRPELTILRADKGNATVVMDTSDYNDKIQDLLSDVSTYKQVKTDPTTKTLKSTSDLIKKYSETLNLDVKYLVPSCAKPPKLYGLPKIHKPNAPLRPIVSQIDSPTYRLAQHLAKVLSPLRGNTAAYVKDSYHFVSEIKHLQLADNETMVSFDVQSLFTCLPVEDCIKIVSKKLAENNMPTEYAELLKHCLTSGYLLWNNHFYTQVDGVAMGSPVSPIVADIFMEDFEERALQSAPVTPKFYKRYVDDTFTILPSDKVTAFLNHLNSINPKIQFTMESEANNSLAFLDVLVIRNPNNTLSHTVYRKKTHTDKYLHGESHHHPTQLSTVGKSLFQRARGICDEQHLGAELQHVKQVLHDNKLRVPRPRRRTRVKPATVERLPAVLPYIRGVTDKIGYILKRASIKTYFKPLKKISQFLPPVKCHIPLQDAGVYKLECDCGLSYIGQTKRSIGTRVKEHIADVKHRRSRQSAVCEHTLDKAQHYIRFDKPQVLAKENRFLPRMIREAIEIKKHPNFNREDGWVIPPAWNPIIETIKSKSKPTTARPKDTVSSFCVNRIVNNN
- the LOC126055303 gene encoding uncharacterized protein LOC126055303 isoform X2, producing MSNIRVSVRNQYVNQYGLPIANKIRRLEDLKTKRARFITSLNFLKRCRDNSIIPTCAIISPRKDIRGSAKILNQASKKLLQQLIQNTRSDLHRVNQDIEASSHELKIDLTTFDFNNCMKILDEREKSKYNECKNRQIIKFEKLTSKSNVQNNTRKENGTRPLPASQSRAVVNLSKNVLDENTVQVLSKGLNFAVTPRKIPVESIICNVEDCLFKNKINKHDSEAIRQDISSVLRRNILPKPNLNKNQYLALKNLRDRPELTILRADKGNATVVMDTSDYNDKIQDLLSDVSTYKQVKTDPTTKTLKSTSDLIKKYSETLNLDVKYLVPSCAKPPKLYGLPKIHKPNAPLRPIVSQIDSPTYRLAQHLAKVLSPLRGNTAAYVKDSYHFVSEIKHLQLADNETMVSFDVQSLFTCLPVEDCIKIVSKKLAENNMPTEYAELLKHCLTSGYLLWNNHFYTQVDGVAMGSPVSPIVADIFMEDFEERALQSAPVTPKFYKREHVGSAMNNTWVLSFNMLSKYCTTTSSEYRALVAEPA
- the LOC135118558 gene encoding uncharacterized protein LOC135118558, which translates into the protein ISPRKDIRGSAKILNQASKKLLQQLIQNTRSDLHRVNQDIEASSHELKIDLTTFDFNNCMKILDEREKSKYNECKNRQIIKFEKLTSKSNVQNNTRKENGTRPLPASQSRAVVNLSKNVLDENTVQVLSKGLNFAVTPRKIPVESIICNVEDCLFKNKINKHDSEAIRQDISSVLRRNILPKPNLNKNQYLALKNLRDRPELTILRADKGNATVVMDTSDYNDKIQDLLSDVSTYKQVKTDPTTKH